ATACCGGCGATGGTGCACCAACTCGTTTTTCAGCGCCCCCCAAAAGCTCTCGATCGGGGCATTGTCGTAGCAGTTGCCGCGGCGGCTCATGGAGACCTCCATGCCGAACTGCTCAAGTAATTTGCGGTACTCCAAGGCGCAATACTGGCTGCCCCGGTCGGAGTGGTGGATCAAGCCTGCCGCCGGCCGCTTGGCTGCGACAGCGCGGAAAAGGGATTGACTGACCAAATTCTTCGTCATTCTCTCGCCCATTGCGTAGCCTACGACCTCTCCGGTGAAGAGATCTTTGTGGCCGGCAAGATACAGCCACCCCTCGGCGGTTGGGATATAGGTGATATCGGTCACCCAGACCTGATTCGGGGCTTCGGCCACAAAGTTCTGGTCTAGAAGATTTTCGGCAACCGGCAGCGTGTGGTCGGAATTCGTCGTTGCCTTGAACTTCTTTACCTGCTTGCAGCGGATGCCATGAGCCCTGCGGATGCGTTTGATCCGGTGGACTCCGACCCGAATGCCATGCTCGGCGAGGTCGCTCTGGAGTCGTTCAGGACCATAAGTTTCTCGGTTTCTCTTGTGAGCCGCCTTGATTTCGATGACCAGCCGTGCCTCCTGTCTCTGGCGTGGTGAATCTGGTCGCTTCAGCCAGTCGTAATAACCGCTGGTTGATACTTCCAGGCTCCGGCAGAGCTGAGGAACAGGATAGTCGGATCGAAGCTCTTTGATTACCGCGTACCGGGCAGCGACTCCTTGGCAAAGTACGCGGCGGCTTTTTTTAAGATGTCGCGCTCCTGCTTAACCTGGGCCAACTCGCGCTTGACCCGGTCGAGTTCCAGCTCGACATCCGTCAATGGGCGCTGCTGTCCTCCAATATTGCTGAGTTTGCCGGCCTTGTAGGCTCTGACCCAGTTCTCCAAAGTGGACTTTGGCAGGCAAAGCTGGCGAGACGCCTCATAGACAGATACGCCGCTCTCAACGACCAGTTTCACGGCCTCGCTCCTGAACTCTTTGGAGTAGCGGCCATTCGATCTCTTGCTCATGTTGAACACCTCCGCTGATAGGGTACACGTTGGTGTCCGATTTTTTCAACTTACCCCA
The nucleotide sequence above comes from Geoalkalibacter ferrihydriticus DSM 17813. Encoded proteins:
- a CDS encoding IS3 family transposase (programmed frameshift), producing the protein MSKRSNGRYSKEFRSEAVKLVVESGVSVYEASRQLCLPKSTLENWVRAYKAGKLSNIGGQQRPLTDVELELDRVKRELAQVKQERDILKKGRRVLCQGVAARYAVIKELRSDYPVPQLCRSLEVSTSGYYDWLKRPDSPRQRQEARLVIEIKAAHKRNRETYGPERLQSDLAEHGIRVGVHRIKRIRRAHGIRCKQVKKFKATTNSDHTLPVAENLLDQNFVAEAPNQVWVTDITYIPTAEGWLYLAGHKDLFTGEVVGYAMGERMTKNLVSQSLFRAVAAKRPAAGLIHHSDRGSQYCALEYRKLLEQFGMEVSMSRRGNCYDNAPIESFWGALKNELVHHRRYATKQEAIREITEYIEIFYNRKRRQLRLGYLSPAAYEQQYFKELRAA